A genomic segment from Helicoverpa armigera isolate CAAS_96S chromosome 10, ASM3070526v1, whole genome shotgun sequence encodes:
- the LOC110375184 gene encoding protein SPT2 homolog, translated as MEFRETLLAAQRNQQQKSSENAYYKARFDPPKKEQKQRDRLSANIQKFLAKKDEEERQKKIEAQRKREELLAMRDPKALRKIQKTLKVIKSANKSVIADAIDRDNTAVTREGPEQPDQDDYGYESQEAAAIYEKMMEKYSKLPDEPKFPVGNTSVKKDLNGTRERVKHALKHEDDPVPHKRRRRGENGERESSPPTRYEPEKDKKESKPDKPKFRKPAPPPMDFNQLLKLAEQKKSEPIEIGKKKEVVTEMESGTERLMTKKQKREYEEEMARRQRRQERLEAEKSGGRKVPREDRPREAERERKPEPSTGLGRIPKVSDKLNNSSSRNDSPRPSDRERSEREKIEKLQKERDRLRLDKEKAEREKERLDKERLDKLRAERERIERDIDRLNRDREKLEKAKSKLESSSKLSDKGIKSADKSVDRSKLNYKDGYKQDVNKNIDLKSQNTYRIDKNSNERRNSIPSKQSDGKLLNGHSKQGKPVPKTKEQSLQQNGIRDKQALLAKQRAAAEGSQRSNDKRMSDSKGVPSKRPDDRKVGASDKAGPSKPKVTNTFDFDKHINCLGKNGARKPDGTRQFPPADVKRKGQDPRSKKRRALDSDSEYDSELDDFIDDGDDEMDYSKHIKEIFGYDKSKYRDMDDDDDPTMESSFARQQREEYISKKIGIMEDLEDMRLEAEQNKKKKKGRRISDD; from the exons ATGGAGTTCCGCGAGACGTTGTTGGCTGCTCAACGAAATCAACAACAAAAGTCATCT GAAAATGCGTATTACAAGGCTCGCTTCGATCCTCCTAAAAAGGAGCAGAAACAAAGAGACAGGCTGTCAGCAAACATTCAAAAGTTTTTAGCAAAGAAAGATGAGGAGGAGAGGCAGAAGAAAATCGAGGCCCAGCGGAAACGGGAGGAGCTGCTGGCCATGAGAGACCCTAAGGCTTTGAGGAAGATTCAAAAGACCCTGAAGGTCATCAAGTCAGCCAACAAGTCGGTTATTGCAGATGCTATTGACCGGGACAACACTGCAGTAACTCGTGAGGGGCCAGAACAGCCTGACCAGGATGACTACGGCTATGAATCTCAGGAAGCAGCCGCTATATACGAAAAGATGATGGAAAAGTACAGCAAATTGCCAGATGAACCCAAATTCCCTGTAGGAA ATACAAGTGTGAAAAAAGATTTAAACGGAACGAGAGAGAGAGTGAAACATGCTTTGAAACATGAAGATGATCCTGTGCCCCACAAGAGAAGACGGAGAGGTGAAAATGGAG AACGTGAGTCAAGCCCCCCAACACGATATGAGCCAGAGAAAGACAAAAAAGAATCCAAACCAGATAAACCCAAATTTCGAAAACCAGCACCTCCACCAATGGATTTTAACCAATTACTCAAACTGGCTGAACAGAAAAAAAGTGAACCTATCGAAATTGGTAAAAAGAAGGAGGTTGTAACTGAAATGGAGTCTGGTACTGAGCGGCTGATGACCAAGAAACAGAAACGTGAATACGAGGAAGAGATGGCCAGGCGTCAGAGGCGTCAagaaagactggaagctgagaAATCTGGTGGTAGGAAAG TTCCGAGAGAAGATAGACCTAGAGAAGCGGAAAGAGAGAGGAAACCAGAGCCAAGCACTGGTTTGGGCCGCATCCCGAAAGTCTCCGACAAACTGAACAACTCTAGCTCCAGAAACGATAGCCCTCGACCTTCCGACAGAGAGAGAAGCGAGAGGGAGAAAATAGAGAAGCTGCAGAAAGAAAGAGATAGGTTAAGACTAGACAAGGAAAAGGCTGAACGTGAGAAGGAAAGATTAGACAAAGAAAGACTTGACAAGCTAAGAGCAGAGAGAGAAAGAATCGAAAGAGACATAGACAGACTAAACAGAGACAGAGAAAAATTAGAAAAGGCAAAATCTAAATTAGAAAGTAGCAGTAAGTTATCTGACAAGGGTATCAAAAGTGCTGACAAATCTGTAGAtagatcaaaattaaattataaggaTGGTTATAAACAAGACGTTAATAAGAACATAGATTTAAAGAGCCAAAACACATACAGGATAGATAAGAATTCGAATGAAAGACGAAATTCTATACCAAGTAAGCAGTCTGATGGCAAATTATTGAATGGCCACAGCAAGCAAGGTAAACCAGTGCCAAAAACGAAGGAACAAAGTTTACAACAAAATGGTATTAGGGATAAGCAGGCTTTACTAGCTAAGCAGAGAGCGGCCGCTGAAGGATCTCAGAGAAGCAATGATAAGAGAATGTCTGACAGTAAAGGAGTGCCTTCTAAAAGACCTGATGATAGGAAAGTTGGGGCTAGTGACAAAGCGGGCCCAAGTAAGCCGAAGGTAACAAATACATTTGATTTTGATAAGCACATTAATTGTTTGGGCAAGAATGGCGCGAGGAAGCCCGACGGTACGCGACAGTTCCCGCCCGCCGATGTCAAGCGAAAAGGACAGGATCCCAGGAGTAAAAAAC GTCGCGCTTTAGATTCTGATTCGGAATACGATTCGGAGCTGGATGACTTTattgatgatggtgatgatgaaatGGACTACTCTAAACACATCAAGGAGATCTTCGGTTATGATAAGTCCAA ATACCGGGACATGGATGACGACGATGATCCTACGATGGAATCTAGTTTCGCGCGCCAGCAACGAGAGGAGtacattagtaaaaaaatag GTATTATGGAAGATTTAGAAGACATGCGGTTAGAAGCCGAGCAgaataaaaagaagaagaaagggCGACGCATCAGCGACGACTGA